The genomic region TAAAGAAGGTGTTTACACAATTAGATCTGGGTATCATGTGGATAGAAAAGTGCTTAGGGAATGGGCTGTAAGTTCAACAGGTTCTGGGCAGGAACTATGGAAGAAACTGTGGAGAGTAAGGGTGCCTAACAAATTGAAGGTATTTGCTTGGAGGGCTTGTCATGAAATACTGCCAACTCGAGTAAATTTAGCCAAAAGAAAGATTATCAGAGAGAATTTATGCCTTTTCTGTTAGAGAGCTCTAGAGACCGTGAGTCATGCTCTTTAGGAATGTTCAGCAGCCCAAGATGTGTGGGCTAGCAGTTCCACCATGATGCAGAAATGTGCCACTAACTTTCATGATTTTATGCAGCTTTTTGAGCATTGATGAACAAACTTGATGCAGCTAGGATGGAGCTTTTTGTGGTGCAAGCTTGGACTCTGTGGAATCAAAGGAACACATTGGTGCATGGCAGAAAAATGAAGAATCCTTATTGGCTGAACAGACGTGCATCAAACTACCTGGAAGAGTACAGAAAGGCGCAAGAGCAGCTGGCTGTTTCGAACACAACCTCAAGTGGACACCATTGGAAACCTCCACCTCAGACTGTGTATAAGTTGAATTTTGATGCAGCTGTGTTCACGGAGCAGCAAAGTTCTGGAATTGGAGCAAGAATTTGAAATGCACAGGAAGAAGTAATGGTTAGGATGTCAGCTAAGGGGCCCTATGTGAGAAATAGTGAAGAGGTAGAAGTTTTGGCGTGTCAACAAGCAGTGGTTTTTACCATGGAAGCTGGATTTTCAGAGCTTGTAATTGAGGGCGATAACAGGACGGTGATGAAAGCTATCTCAAGTTTGTCTTGCCATAATTCCTTGCTTGGACATGTATATGAGGATATTTGTGCTTACCTGAATGGGATGTAGCAAGCTTCAATAAGTTGTATTAAGAGACGGGGGAATATGGTTGCGCATTCTTTAGCTAAGTATGCAAAAATATTAGTGATTTAGTCTATTGGATAGAGGACTCACCACCACCTGTGGTGAAGGGTTTGTACCAAGATTCTTTACATGTTAGTGAATGAATGAATGCCtcgttttccaaaaaaaaaaaaaaaaaaaccgttttAATAATTAGTGAGTCATGAGTAAATTAACTTTCGTAATAATTAGTTAGTCATATTACAAAAACTCTTTAACTTTACGTGCAATATATCTTGAGTCCCTTAGCTTGAGCAAGACATGTAACATGTAGTTTTGCTacattaaaacacaaaactataATAGATATGATCAAAAAATAAGTattaagtttcattttttaatttttgataaatgaatattttttaaaaaatttaataaatgaacTTTAGGTGTAAtagaatattaaatttattaaagcTTAGGTAATAGAGTTTTACATGAATAAAACGTCTTAACAATTAATAAGCAACTTAATATCTTGGTAACAGAGTTTCAtttaaactatattattttaaaatttaatatatctaCTTAGCATAAGTAAAAGATATATAGTGATCAATTGGGTGAGGGGATTTGAACTTTGGATGTCATAAAAATACTAGGAGGTGTCAACTAATAGAACTACAAAGTTCTTGGCATCCAATCCCCATAGTCAAGCCCATTAAAACAACATCGTTTTGGAaagtgaaaaatataaataaataaataaagttaaaattggACAGAGAACTAATGAAATgactaaattgaaaataaatgaaaatgagataaaagaaaatattaaaattaaagaaacaaaatgaaatgATATTAGAGgatttaatttgtaatatatataattttttatttaaattttatttatgtaattatcagtttttttggctaaaaataaaaatgatttgagCAAAAAGAAATAGATGACATTAAACAGTCCCTAATAATACCATTTCTACACTTTCAATCTTGCTAGCATGGTTAATCCAGACACCCAAATAATATGATTGCTATGTGTTTAATGATTGCTTGCTACATGTTTAATCTGCAACGACTTAGCAATCTAAACAAACAATTCTATAGtctcctatcaaaaaaaaaaaaaaaaaatctgt from Castanea sativa cultivar Marrone di Chiusa Pesio chromosome 11, ASM4071231v1 harbors:
- the LOC142616054 gene encoding uncharacterized protein LOC142616054, with protein sequence MVAMPILRCGSCWCVENGESIKVLVDKWILNYPSNRVLHPVYEGVEDWRVSDLIDLDLHGWRRDTIMTIFNREDAEAICKIPLSHRRVSDVVVWLHNKEGVYTIRSGYHVDRKVLREWAVSSTGSGQELWKKLWRVRVPNKLKVFAWRACHEILPTRVNLAKRKIIRENLCLFSRMELFVVQAWTLWNQRNTLVHGRKMKNPYWLNRRASNYLEEYRKAQEQLAVSNTTSSGHHWKPPPQTVYKLNFDAAVFTEQQSSGIGARI